In Gemmatimonadota bacterium, the sequence GCCGGTGACATCGTGCACCGACTTTCCCCGACGGGCGTGCTGCTCGCTTCCGCCGTGCTCTCGGGAGCGGGACTGCTCGCATTGAGCTACGTGTCGAGCGGCCTGGCCGTCTTCGGCGCAGCGACTGTCTTCGCGCTCGGCGTGTGCTACTTCTGGCCCACGATGCTCGGGGTGGTCTCCGAGCGGGTGCCGAAGAGCGGAGCGCTCGGACTAGGACTCATGGGCACGGTCGGCATGGCGACCGTCGGACTGGTGGCCGCGCCCCAGATGGGCAGGATCGCCGACCGATACGCGCATGATGAGATCCCTGTGGCTGAGGCCGTCATGGTCTTCGAGCGAACCTCCATCGTGCTGGGCAACAACAGTAACCCAGACGCGCAGGCGGCTGTCGTGGCAGCACAGGAAGTGACGATGTCCTACGAGACGATGGGCGTCATGCCTTCGCCGGCCACGGCGAACGCGCTGCGCGCGATCATCGCATCGGACGCCGACGAAACGCTGGTCGGCCAGGCCCAGGCGATTCTCGGGCCGGCGGACAACTACGGTGGCAGGATCTCGTTCCGGTATGTGGTTCCGCTCTGTGGAGCACTCCTGCTCATCTTCAGTGCGTTGTATGCGCATGACCGGACGGCAGGCGGATACAAGGTCGAGAGCTTGGAGGCGTTGACTTGATGAGGGGCGAGGGAGGTGCCTTCGCGTGACGATCCGTTACGGGATGGTCGGTGGGGGCCCAGGCGCCTTCATCGGAGCGGTGCACCGCATGGCGGCCGCGCTCGATGGTGAGTATCGGCTCTTGGCCGGCTCCTTCTCGTCGGCCTTCGACAAGTCGCGCCAGTCTGGCGACGAGCTGGGGGTGGCCCCGGACCGGGTCTACGAGACGTACTCCGAGATGGCTGTGGCCGAGGGCGCCCTGCCGAAAGAAAGCCGGATCCAGGCGGTGTCGATCGTCACGCCCAACCACCTACACTTTCCCGTGGCGCGGGCCTTCCTCGAGCAGGACATCCACGTCATTTGCGACAAACCGCTGACGACCACACTAGAGGACGCCGAGCAACTCTGCCGGTTAGCTGCGGAGCGCGATCTCGTCTTCGCGGTCACCCACAACTACACCGGGTATCCGATGGTAAAGGAGGCCCGGGAGCGGGTGAGGGCAGGGGCGCTCGGTCAGATCCGAAAGGTGGTGGTCGAGTATTCCCAAGGATGGCTCGCTACCCTGCTCGAGGCCGAAGGACAGAAACAGGCCGAGTGGCGGATCGACCCGGAGCGAGGCGGGGTGTCGGCGGTCTTGGGTGACATCGGCTCGCACGCCCACAACCTCGTCCGGTACGTGACCGGTCTCGAGGTGCAGCGGCTCTTCGCCGATCTCGGTACCGTGGTCGAGGGCCGCGAGCTCGACGACGACGCGACCGTACTGCTCGAGCTCGACGGCGACGTGCGGGGGCTGCTCTTCGCGTCCCAAATTTGTACGGGGGAGCGCAACCACCTCCGCCTGCGCATCTACGGGGCGGAGGGCGGACTCGACTGGTCACAGGAGGATCCGAACCGGCTGCGACTCGTAGCGCCGAACGGTTCCGAGCACATCCTCTTCCCCGGCACCGACGAGCTGTCCGAGCGGGCGCGCGCGCACACTCGGTTGCCGGGCGGTCATCCGGAAGGCTTCATCGAGGCATTCGCGAACGTGTACCGCAACGTGGCACGTACTCTGAGCGACGACGCGGAAGGACCGTTCGACAGAGACTTTCCCACGGTGCAGGACGGAGCCCACGGAGTGCATTTCATCCACAAGGCCGTTGACAGCGATCAGCGGGGTGCGTGGGTCGACGCGGCGTATTCGCCGCCTGCGGCCGGAGGAGCGACATGAGCAGACCCGTCACGTTGTTCACCGGCCAGTGGGCCGATCTTCCGCTTACCGAGCTCGCCGAGAAGGCAGCAGGCTGGGGGTACGATGGCCTCGAGCTCGCGTGCTGGGGTGACCACTTCGACGTCGTGCGCGCGGCCGAAGACCCGAGCTATTGCGTGGCTCGGAGGGAGATGCTGCAGTCCCACGGACTCGACGTGTGGGCGATCAGCAACCACCTCGTAGGGCAGGCTGTCTGTGACGTCATCGATGCGCGCCACCAGTCGATTCTGCCCGGGCACGTGTGGGGTGATGGCGATCCGGCGGGGGTCCGGCAGCGTGCTGCTGACGAGATGAAGCTGACGGCGCGGGCCGCGTCCAACCTCGGCGTAGAGGTCGTAAACGGCTTCACCGGCAGCTCGATTTGGCATCTGCTGTACTCCTTCCCGCCGGTATCCGAAGCAATGATCGACGCGGGATTTCAGGACTTCGCCGACCGGTGGAATCCGATTCTCGACGTCTTCGACCAAGAAGGAGTCCGCTTCGCTCTCGAAGTGCACCCGACCGAGATCGCGTACGACATCGTAACCGCCGAGCGTGCACTGCAGGCGTTGGGCCGCCGCGAGGCGTTCGGCTTCAACTACGACCCGAGCCACCTCGCGTACCAGGGCGTCGACGTGGTCGACTTCATCCTCCGTTTCGCGGAGCGGATCCACCACGTGCACATGAAGGACGTGTGGTGGTCCGACACGCCGACGGCCGCGGGCGTCTTCGGTGGACACTTGCCGTTCGGGCACCCCGACCGGTTCTGGGACTTCCGCTCGCTCGGTCGCGGGCACGTGCCGTTCGAAGAGGTGATGCGCGCGCTGAACCGGATCGGATACCGGGGTCCGCTCTCGGTGGAGTGGGAGGACACGGGCAT encodes:
- a CDS encoding Gfo/Idh/MocA family oxidoreductase → MVGGGPGAFIGAVHRMAAALDGEYRLLAGSFSSAFDKSRQSGDELGVAPDRVYETYSEMAVAEGALPKESRIQAVSIVTPNHLHFPVARAFLEQDIHVICDKPLTTTLEDAEQLCRLAAERDLVFAVTHNYTGYPMVKEARERVRAGALGQIRKVVVEYSQGWLATLLEAEGQKQAEWRIDPERGGVSAVLGDIGSHAHNLVRYVTGLEVQRLFADLGTVVEGRELDDDATVLLELDGDVRGLLFASQICTGERNHLRLRIYGAEGGLDWSQEDPNRLRLVAPNGSEHILFPGTDELSERARAHTRLPGGHPEGFIEAFANVYRNVARTLSDDAEGPFDRDFPTVQDGAHGVHFIHKAVDSDQRGAWVDAAYSPPAAGGAT
- a CDS encoding sugar phosphate isomerase/epimerase, whose protein sequence is MSRPVTLFTGQWADLPLTELAEKAAGWGYDGLELACWGDHFDVVRAAEDPSYCVARREMLQSHGLDVWAISNHLVGQAVCDVIDARHQSILPGHVWGDGDPAGVRQRAADEMKLTARAASNLGVEVVNGFTGSSIWHLLYSFPPVSEAMIDAGFQDFADRWNPILDVFDQEGVRFALEVHPTEIAYDIVTAERALQALGRREAFGFNYDPSHLAYQGVDVVDFILRFAERIHHVHMKDVWWSDTPTAAGVFGGHLPFGHPDRFWDFRSLGRGHVPFEEVMRALNRIGYRGPLSVEWEDTGMDREHGAEEACDFVHSIDFPTSSSDFDAAFSEG